The genomic stretch TAATCAAATTTTGTCCCCATTACAATACTACTAATGTTGAGAGATCCAAGTGTCTtaagtttgtgaatggcttgagaccTGATATCAAGAAGGCAATGGGTTACCAACAGATTACGAGATTTTAtgagttggttaacaagagtaAGATCTATGATGAGGATAGCCGTGAGAGTGCTGCTCATTACAAGTCCTTGCATGATAAGAAAGGAAAAGAGCAATTCTGAGGGAAGCAGTATGATGGTAAGAAGAAAGCTGGTGATGGAAAGAAGTCGAGTGGGGGAGGATCTCACACTCCTGTCAAGTGCTTCATGTGGTGTTGAGAGACATCGTGCTCCCGAGTGTCCTAAGGGCGATGTGACttgtttcaagtgtggcaagcAAGGTCATAAATCTTTTGATTGTAAAGTTGGTTCGAATGTGACTTGCTACAATTGTGGTGAGAAAGGGCACATTAGTACCAAGTGCAACAAGCTGAAGAAGGAGCAAGCCAAAGGGAAAATGTTTGCATTGTCCGGTGCTGATACTTATGCTGAGGAGAGATTGATTCgaggtacgtgctttattaataATATGCCTTTGATTGCTATTATTGATACCGATGCAACACATTCTTTTATTTCTTTGGAATGTGCTAAGAGATTGAATCTTGAATTATCTGTTACGCGTGGAAGCATGGTTATTGATACTCTGGCTATGGGTTCAGTGACTACTTCATCTGTTTGTTTGAAATGTACGTTGAATATTTGTGATAAATATTTTGAAGTTGATTTAGTTAGTATTCCATTGAGTCAACTTGATGTTATTTTGGGAATGGACTGGTTGAGGGACAACCAtgtctatatcaattgttttgcGAAAGCTGTTCTTTTTCTTGAGCTAGAGAAGGAAGGTGATTTATTCTTGTATACTCAACAAGTGAATGAATCTGTGCGAGATGGTGCTGAAGTGTTTATGTTGGTGGCAATTTAGAAGCTTAGTGAAAATGGAACAGTGGGTGAAGTTCCAGTTGTTCGTGATTTTCCTGAAGTGTTTCTTGATGAGGTTAGCGATTGATTTGATTCCTGGTACTAGTCTGGTATCAATGGATCCGTATCGGATGTCACCATCTGAGTTAAAAGAGTTGAAAAGTCAACTAGAGGATTTGCTTGATAAGAGGTTTATTCGTCCGAATGTGTCACCATGGGGTGCACTTGTCttgttagttaagaagaaagaaggtactatgaggttgtgtgtggattatagaCAACTAAATAAGGTTactatcaagaataagtatccgcttccgaggattgatgatttgatggatcagttggttggtgcttatgtgtttagcaagattgatttgaggtctgggtatcatcagatccgtgtgaaagCTGAAGATATTTAGAAGACTGCTTTTCGAACAAGGTATAGACACTATGAGTATTCAatgatgccttttggtgtgacgaatgcacctggtgtatttatggagtacatgaattggatttttcataaatatctcgataagtttgttgttgtgtttaTCGATGATATTTTGATCTATTCgaagagtgaagaggatcatgctgagcatttgaggaTTGTTTTATCTGTATTAAAAGAGAAGCAGTTGTTTGCTAAAGTTTTGAAGTGTCACTTttggttgaaggaagtgagtttccttggccatgtgatcTCTAGTGGTGGTATTTTggttgatccttctaagattgAGAATATATCTCAATGGGAAGCGTCAAAATCTATGTCTGAGATTCGTAGTTTTCTTGGTTTGGCAAGTTATTATCGAAAGTTTATTGAAGGCTTTTCTAAGTTATCTTTTCTGTTAATGCAGTTGACTAGGAAAtgtcaagctttcatttggaaTGCACAGTGTGAAACTAGTTTTCAAGAGATGAAGAGGAGATTGACTAATGCTCCTGTTTTGATTTTACCGAATCCATCAAAACCatttgttgtgtattgtgatgcttctttgattGGTTTAAGAGGTGTGTTAATGTAGAATCAACACGTGttagcttatgcttcaaggcaactcaaAGTGCATGAGAGGAATTATCTGACTCATGATTTGGAATTAGCAGCtgttgtgtttgttttgaagatttggagacattatttgtttgggtcgagatttgatgtgtttagcGATCAcaagagtttaaagtatttgttcgatcaaaaagagttgaatatgaggaaaatgagatggttggaattcttgaaggattatggttttggtttgaattaccatcctaGCAAAGCGAATGTTGTAGTCGACGCTTTGAGTAGGAAATCTTTACATATGTCGATGTTGATGGTGCGAGAATTGGATTTGCTTGAACAATTTCgagatatgagtttggtttgtgaagaGACTTCTTTTGGAGTgaagcttggtatgttgaagcttactAGTGGAATTTTGGATGAGATTCGAGAAGGTCAGAAATCTGATTTGGTTTTGGTAGATCGATTGACATTGATCAATCAAGGTAAAGGTGGTGATTTTCGGATTGATGtgaatggtatcatgaggtgtcaTGATAAAGTTTGTGCTCCCGATGTTTCGAATTTGAGAAAAAGGATTCTTGAtgaaggacatcgtagtggtttgagtattcatcctggtgctactaagatgtatcaagatttgaGGAAATTGTTTTGGTGGCCTAGTATGAAGAAAGAGATTGCAGAATTTGTGTATTCGTGTTTGATTTGTCAGAAatcgaagattgagcatcagaagccgtctggtttgttacaaccgttatctattcctgaatggaaatgggatagtatttctatggattttgtttctggtttacctAGGACTCCGGGtaattgtgaagctatttgggttATGGTGGACAGGTTGGCGAAATCTACTCACTTtattccgattagaatggattattcgatggagaggCTTACAAAGCTGTGCATTGAGAAAATTGTCAGTTTGCATGGTATTTCGTCTAGCCTTGTGTCAGATAGGGATGCGAGGTTtacttcgagattttgggaaggtttgcaacATGCTTTGGGTACAAAGTTGTAtttgagttctgcttatcatccgcagacagatggtcagactgagagAACGATTCAGTCGTTtgaggatcttttgagagcttgtgttttggaacatGGAGGTGCTTAGGATAGTTATTTTcctttgattgagtttacatacaacaatagttttcattcaAGTATTGGTATGGctccgtttgaagctttgtatggtagaaggtgtaggacgcctttgtgttggtacgaatctAGAGAGAGTGCTATGGTTGGACCTGAGATAGTTCAATAGACTACTGGTAAGATTAAAATGATGAGAGAGAAGATGAAGgtttctcagagtcgtcagaagagttaccatgacaagagAAGGAAAGCGCTTGAGTTTGAGGTAGATGATCATGTGTTTTTAAGAGTTACTCCGgtaacgggtgttggtagagcattgaagtcgcgtaagttgacaCCGCATTTTATTGGTCCATATCATATTTCCGAGAAAGTAGGTGATGTGGCTTATCGGATTACGTTGCCGCCGTCACTTGCTAATCTCCATGATGTGTTTCAATTAAGGAGATAcattgcggatccttcgcatgttaTCCAATTAGATGATGTTGAGGTTAGAGATAATTTGATATGGAGACATTACCTATGTGGATAGAAGATAGAGAGGTGAAACAACTCCGTGGTAAAGAGATCGCTTTGGTGAAAGTCGTTTGGGGAGGACCGGCTGGTGGAAATGTGACGTAGGAgcttgagagtcagatgaaggatTCATATCCCGAGTTGTTTGCTTGAGgtaattttcgaggacgaaaatatttcaagtgggggagagttgtattaggtgtttattttaattaatcattatttgatgtgataattaattaaatatgtgttctggtgattatttgaattatttgaatatatgtgttatttgaataattgaattttatgagtAGAAATAGCAATTGTCTAGTAATGGGCCTAATTAATTAGAATGGATGGATAAGTGGGTTAAGCCCATTATGAGTTAAAAAGATAGTAAGAGTTTTACAGATTATAGTTAGTTTTGtaaaacaagagaagaagagagaagagaagagaagagaacAGAAAGAGGAGAAGAGGAAACTAGAAGAAGAAGGACGTAGAGATTTCATATATACTAAGGTAAGGGTGGGATTTCAAGTGATTATGGGTAAACATAATGTATGTAATGTATGTGGGTTAGATACCATGAACTTAGAAtttggggattttgatttttgagaaaccctaacatgtgtttatgttttaatccacgaaattgatgtttatgttatgctatgatgtttctatattgaattccatgaatgagtatgtgtatagaacatgatttgctgtataattgcatgtttgagtttcacttgaaaatggttgatttggGATTTTGGTGAAAATTAGTGGAACTTAGAATCTTGTTTCTATTATCCTAATTGTTGCTATATGATATATATAGGTTGTATAACTATTTATTTCGTAAAAAAAGGATGGATTAATGTTGTTTTATGATGAAAATTCATGCTGGACAATAGCATTTTCGCAACAACAATTTTTCTGGCTTTTGACAGCATTTTCGCAACAACAAATTTTCTGGTTTTCACAGCATTTTGAAAAACTTGTAAATTCtataacttttgaaccataacTCCGTTTGAGGTGCCGTTTGGACCGTCACGAAGCTAAGAATATTATCTATAACATGATATTCATTTTGATAACAGTAGATTAATATTGTATCAAAAGAATCATAATATGGATGCATGTTGTATGTGCggtgaatgtgaatgacatgttttctattgtttgacaTGTATTAGATGGTTTTAGATGGATTTTGTGAAGAAACATAATACTTGAAATTATGTATGTGATGGTCTGAATTGGTGAATTCGATGAATAACATGAATTGGTTTGTTTGCTTTATGTTAATGTgttgtgatgagatgatgaatgCTATTTGATGTATTGTTTGGGATTGAAATCATGTTTGGTGTATGTTGTGCAAATGTTGGATGTGGTATGCTTATGTATGATTAAGGGGCTGCAATCGTCTTAATTGCACGagtcttgttgttgttgcacacTTACACTAGCATGAGTCTATGAAAGAGGTAATGTTAGGTAATCTCGCATAGATTAATTGTTTGTCCCAAACCTAACGCCAAATGGGGTTTGAAAGCTTAAGGCCGAATCGAGCTTTAGAGGTGGTTATCTAGTCTATTTGAGAGACGCTCGGAAAGCCGGAAATGATAACGAATGGGATCCACATGCATATCACATTGAGTCGCACGTGTCGGTGTGAATTGTGGTTTGTGTGATTATGTGATATGATTGTGTGGATATGATTTTGGTAGATATGCATATACATGGATTTTAGGTGATCCATTTGATATGAATTGttgatgtgttgatgatgtggtatgtgtgcatatttgtgatatatgtgatgaaatgatgacttgtatacattatggaatcatgtgaaagttgtatacatatttgatgatgatttgtaaatgatgatggatgataatATGTACATGAAATCAATATGTTGTGAAATATGACTTTTGTACATCGTTTAGTATTTATAGATGAATACTTGTGGACTGTTGAGCCATGTCGTATGTTGATAAACATGTAATTATTTAAtaagatgatatgatgcatgtttgtatgAAGCGCGATGAATTCTAATAATATATGTATGTTTGTTATACATTTAATATTACTATGTTTTtctataatgatttgaattctcacccttctgttggaatgatgttTTATCGCGACATCCTCAGGTACCAGAGATAGTTGTGCTTCACACAAGGATTAGATTCAGAGGCTAGTTCTTGTTGTGTTTTGACTAGGTAGTCTATagtgctctggtcatgtaacacttgggtttatgggattatttgtatttattttgatgttgagagatattgttatgctctcttttatctTGTTATTTGGATATGTTGGTTTTGATGTTGAGTGGCCTTAGAGCCCAAAATGATATTTTGTGGTAGATGATTTATCAGAATCATCACTACTTACCATTTATGAAGAGAGATTTTATTCCGCTGTGTGAGtttgcatgttatttatttggttttgatttatAATTCGTGTTACTTGTATGTGACCATGGCATGTGTTGTTTCTGGCAGAAGTAAATGTGATGCCCTCGTGTATGCATGCTTTAATTTACTCTGATTATGAAATTGTATGTTTAATTTGAGTAGTAGTAGTTTGAGGGGTGTTACATTCACCATGAAGTCCAGCGTGTAAAATGTTACCTCAAGGAGCGACAATGATCTTCACCATAAAGTCCATCATATAAAATAATCATAAGAAAACACCTATGTGGGAATTACATCACTCAAGAGTTATGTATGGGTACATAGACATGACGTTTATTAGAAAATTACAAATAATTTAACTATAATAATATCTAAGATGGAGATCATTCCAGGTTCTAGGTATTAACGACCCTTCTAGTTCCTATAGCTTTTATGCTCTAAGAGATAGTTTTTGAAATATACAATACGGTCCCTCCCACTTAGGTTGTAATTTTCTCAATTGGGCGGGTATAACCACCTTTTTTAAGACCAAATAACCCTATTACATTTCTCTTGGCTTGACTCTGGAGTTGTACCTCCCAGCGGCTCTGTGTTAAAGAGCAAACTCTCGGACGTCGGCGACTTCCCTTAACTCTTCGACCAGGTCTAACACACACTTTAATCCTATCTAATTCACCTCTTCACTGAACTGGGCTCGTCGCACGAGGGCGTGTTGATATTCACAAGTAACATGGCTTCCGCTCCGTAGACAATGGAAAATGAGGTTTCATTTGCGGTGGAATGCAGAATGGTTCCGTCAACAAGCCCTTGGCATTGCCAAGCTTCCTCTTAAGTCCCTTCAGAATCACTTTATTGGCTTACTCAGGTTGACTGTTGGCTCGAGGGTGTACAACTGACACAAATTTTGTTTGTACTCCCTAATCTTTACAGCAGTCGGTGACCATGATACTGGAAAGATGGGTCCCATTGTCTGAGACAATGACTTTAGGAAGTTTGTATCTACATATAATATTTCTGCCAATAAAAACAACACACTCTCTCCACTGTTATTTTGGCAACAACCTCAACTTCTATtcatttggtgaagtaatcaacTCCTACTATCAGGAATTTCAATTGTTCTGGTGCCAAGAGGAACATGCCTAGAGTGTCCACGCCCTATTAATAGAAAGGACATGGCGAAGTCATCAAATGGAGAAGTTCTGCTGGGGCGTGGTGAAGGTCATCATGTCTCTTACATTGATCATACGTCTTGACAAAGGCGATGATATCTTTCATTAGGGTATGAAAATAATACCATGCCCTTAAAAGTTTGTGTGCGAAGGCATTTCCACTAATGTGGCTGCTATAGGCACCCTTTTGTACCTCCGTAAGAACCAACAAGGTTTCATTCTTGGCAAAACATTGTAGCATGGGAGAAACCCTCCCTATTTTGTGTAGTTTCCCAGAGAATATAGTTTACTTGGCAGCCTGTTATTCCATGATAACTTCCAAGGAGTACAGCTCGTCTACCTTAATGTTAAGGGAGGTAAGGGTCTCTTGGATAACTATTCAATTGAATCCCCTCGTCTTCAATGTCATGGTGGGCATTTCAATTGAATCCCCTCGACCTTGGATATAAGGCCTACTCTAAAGATTTTCTCATAGGGGACATGCTCTATTTCGAAGGAAGAGTAGTAAGATGATATGTTCTGTACCTTTTGTAGATATCTTATCAATTGAGGCTCCCTAGATTTGTACTTCCCAAAGACTCGGTTGATGAGCAACTCAGAGTAATTTTTTCCCTTCAATCTTGAGGCTCCCATCTCTAGGACGAGGATTCGTCTGATTATGAGAGCCTCATACTCGACCTGGTTATTATTGTCGGTGAACTCTAACTTCAAGGCTTGCTCGATTAGTATGTCGTTAGGTTCTTCTAGGACTATCTTGGGGTCTCTCCCTTTTATGTTGGAGGCGCCATCTACAAATAATGCCCATTCTGGTGGTGTCCATTCCTCTATGGGTGTGATGGTTTCTGCCACGAAGTCCACCAGAGATTATGACTTGATGCTCTCTAAACACATGACATTGTAGTAGTAGTTGTCATGATTTGACATGAAGGATGTTTTGGGCATGTCCAA from Lathyrus oleraceus cultivar Zhongwan6 chromosome 7, CAAS_Psat_ZW6_1.0, whole genome shotgun sequence encodes the following:
- the LOC127103448 gene encoding uncharacterized protein LOC127103448, translated to MVRRKLVMERSRVGEDLTLLSSASCGVERHRAPECPKGDVTCFKCGKQGHKSFDCKVGSNVTCYNCGEKGHISTKCNKLKKEQAKGKMFALSGADTYAEERLIRGTCFINNMPLIAIIDTDATHSFISLECAKRLNLELSVTRGSMVIDTLAMGSVTTSSVCLKCTLNICDKYFEVDLVSIPLSQLDVILGMDWLRDNHVYINCFAKAVLFLELEKEGDLFLYTQQVNESVRDGAEVFMLVAI
- the LOC127103449 gene encoding uncharacterized protein LOC127103449 produces the protein MMREKMKVSQSRQKSYHDKRRKALEFEVDDHVFLRVTPVTGVGRALKSRKLTPHFIGPYHISEKVGDVAYRITLPPSLANLHDVFQLRRYIADPSHVIQLDDVEIKKYPSSLPGGREDIYGPPLNLPWA